A window of the Desulforapulum autotrophicum HRM2 genome harbors these coding sequences:
- a CDS encoding response regulator, producing the protein MKILVIDDEKPTLAMFKLFLTAYGYEVHTAENGEQGLTRFKEILPGIVFTDLKMPGMDGIEVLRQIRQFNPESQVIIITGHGDMEKALEALDLDASDFINKPVERTALNAALERAEKRALLPGEQSFELNHVRSGTRIDIHLQGKLSGSEKKIFIGPWHSEPRQSITRINFWFDDLFSIDREGITLFMESLQQIRKRGIKIHMKGLSYNYLRFFQMAGMERMAVLETDPPEESGV; encoded by the coding sequence ATGAAAATACTGGTCATTGATGATGAAAAACCCACCCTTGCCATGTTTAAACTTTTTCTGACCGCCTATGGATATGAGGTCCATACGGCTGAAAACGGAGAACAGGGATTAACACGGTTTAAAGAGATATTGCCTGGAATTGTCTTTACCGACCTCAAGATGCCCGGCATGGACGGCATTGAAGTGTTAAGACAGATTCGACAATTTAACCCGGAAAGCCAGGTGATCATCATCACAGGACACGGCGACATGGAAAAAGCCCTGGAAGCCCTGGATCTTGACGCATCTGATTTTATCAACAAGCCCGTGGAACGAACGGCACTGAATGCGGCCCTTGAACGGGCGGAAAAAAGAGCGTTACTGCCTGGTGAACAGTCGTTTGAGTTAAACCATGTGCGATCGGGAACCCGCATTGATATCCACCTCCAGGGCAAATTGTCCGGGTCTGAAAAAAAAATCTTTATCGGCCCCTGGCACTCCGAACCCAGGCAATCGATCACCCGGATCAATTTCTGGTTTGACGATCTGTTCTCAATTGACAGGGAGGGGATCACCCTTTTCATGGAGAGCCTTCAGCAGATAAGGAAACGGGGAATAAAAATCCACATGAAAGGCCTGTCCTATAACTACCTTCGTTTTTTTCAAATGGCAGGTATGGAACGGATGGCCGTCCTTGAAACCGATCCGCCAGAGGAGTCAGGGGTTTGA
- a CDS encoding ATP-binding protein, with the protein MKFFNDLTLKNKIFISCLGFTLIVSILIALFTRSLLITSLTNELKTRGVGISQSIADSSRGFILTKNRPELTALAYDARLGNRKDIALYVLICDKAGRILAHTFTTGLPETFKYGMEKTDHSVESIVQMQVDRHWVFHVTVPVKEGIYTIGSVQMGLNQHHIDSLIARLRLLFLSFLSVVTIIFFFLSHRLSLHITKPISSLIQYMDQLTKGDFNIEAARNTSLAMEPGAGDDEISVLTNSFINMAAELKASTDKLRESRKKYHSLFQSGPNPIFVIQKPNFEILDANPKATELFGYESDELVGMSLLNLGDLEKHEFSKSYPIGQAIVLSSKVRFFKKNGDAVFVNIHACQAEYPGRDVIIVATTDITELVEKDSLLIQASKMTNLEKMSAGIAHEINQPLNAIKMGSEYLCMMNEQNRAVKPADLTMVLTEISAQVTRASEIVGRLKTFSRKADFSRDPIDLNQCVKSVHKIIGRQIALQNIDITLCLDNFLPKIMAHNNRMEQVIFNLITNARDAINERVETQMDIKQGKIEISSFSHGQMVALTVTDNGIGIKPGQMDNIFDSFFTTKEMGEGMGLGLPIIQGIIRDYNGTISVESTPLTGTSFKILFPAQIQNHPQRTSQQ; encoded by the coding sequence ATGAAATTTTTCAATGACCTGACACTGAAAAACAAAATCTTCATCTCATGCCTGGGGTTTACCCTGATTGTCAGCATATTGATCGCCCTGTTTACCCGTTCCCTTTTGATAACAAGCCTGACCAACGAACTGAAGACAAGGGGGGTGGGAATATCCCAGAGTATTGCTGACAGTTCCAGGGGATTTATCCTGACTAAAAACCGGCCCGAGTTAACAGCCCTTGCCTATGACGCCCGCCTGGGAAACCGCAAGGATATAGCCCTTTATGTTTTAATCTGCGACAAGGCCGGCCGGATCCTTGCCCACACCTTTACCACGGGTCTGCCCGAAACCTTTAAATACGGCATGGAAAAAACCGATCATTCGGTTGAAAGCATCGTTCAAATGCAGGTTGACCGCCACTGGGTTTTCCACGTCACCGTACCGGTAAAAGAGGGAATATATACAATTGGTTCGGTGCAGATGGGGTTAAACCAGCACCACATCGACAGTCTCATTGCCCGGCTTCGACTCCTGTTTTTAAGCTTTCTGTCCGTGGTCACCATTATTTTTTTCTTTTTAAGCCACCGCCTTTCCCTCCACATTACCAAACCCATATCCTCCCTGATCCAATACATGGACCAGCTGACAAAGGGCGATTTCAACATCGAGGCAGCCCGAAACACATCCCTGGCCATGGAACCGGGTGCCGGGGATGATGAAATCTCCGTTCTGACCAATTCATTCATCAATATGGCCGCAGAACTCAAAGCCTCCACTGACAAGCTCAGGGAGTCCAGGAAAAAATATCATTCCCTGTTCCAGAGCGGACCCAACCCCATATTTGTCATCCAAAAACCCAACTTTGAAATCCTGGATGCCAATCCAAAAGCCACAGAACTGTTCGGGTATGAAAGCGATGAACTCGTGGGAATGAGCCTGCTGAACCTGGGAGACCTTGAAAAACATGAATTTTCAAAGTCCTATCCCATTGGACAAGCCATTGTTCTTTCGTCCAAGGTACGGTTTTTTAAAAAAAACGGCGACGCCGTATTTGTCAATATCCATGCCTGCCAGGCTGAATACCCTGGCAGGGATGTGATCATCGTTGCAACCACGGACATTACAGAGCTTGTTGAAAAAGACTCCCTGCTGATCCAGGCGTCTAAAATGACCAACCTTGAAAAAATGTCCGCAGGCATTGCCCATGAAATAAACCAGCCCCTGAACGCCATTAAAATGGGCAGTGAATATCTGTGCATGATGAACGAGCAGAACCGGGCCGTAAAACCCGCTGATCTCACCATGGTGCTGACGGAAATAAGCGCCCAGGTCACCCGGGCATCGGAAATTGTGGGCCGGTTAAAAACCTTTTCCAGAAAGGCGGACTTTTCAAGGGACCCCATTGATCTAAACCAGTGCGTCAAGTCTGTCCACAAGATCATCGGTCGACAGATCGCCCTGCAGAACATCGACATCACCCTTTGTCTGGACAATTTTCTTCCAAAAATCATGGCCCATAACAACCGCATGGAACAGGTTATTTTCAACCTGATCACCAATGCCAGGGATGCCATTAATGAGCGAGTGGAAACACAGATGGATATTAAGCAGGGAAAAATTGAAATCTCCTCTTTTTCCCATGGTCAGATGGTTGCCCTGACCGTTACCGACAACGGCATCGGCATCAAACCCGGACAGATGGACAATATCTTTGACTCTTTTTTCACCACCAAGGAAATGGGGGAGGGCATGGGTCTGGGCCTGCCCATTATCCAGGGTATTATCCGGGATTACAACGGAACCATCAGCGTTGAAAGTACACCCCTCACCGGCACGAGCTTTAAGATACTGTTTCCGGCACAAATTCAAAACCACCCCCAAAGGACCTCTCAACAATGA
- a CDS encoding ABC transporter substrate-binding protein yields MIQRLGILLVFMVILGCTRGEDILSPGENQTGITTDEIRIGSSLALGGHAGYLGTHMLHGAMAYINHINETGGIHGRKINLIALDDGYDPARCLYNTQQLIAEHGVFSLFCYVGTPTTVRIIPLVNEAKIPLLGMLTGANRLREPFNRFLINSRASYYQEISAAVDLMVKKYQFDRVAVFYQYDEYGLDGLRGAEIALKQYDLIPVAKGTYVRGTIDVETGLEQIAASKAQAVVMIGTYDSCARFIQLARIQQFAPLFYNVSFVGSKELARRLGPLGEGVLVTQVVPPPHALEDGMALPGVKDYMEMLKRYYPSSLPSFVGLEGYINAKILVRGLELSGRELTRKKFINAIESIHEFDLGIQNPLSFARDDHQGLDRVYFTQIKQGRLVLFP; encoded by the coding sequence GTGATTCAAAGGCTTGGCATACTGCTCGTTTTCATGGTGATACTCGGCTGCACCAGGGGAGAGGACATTCTCTCTCCCGGGGAGAACCAGACCGGGATCACAACAGACGAAATCCGCATCGGATCCTCCCTGGCCCTTGGTGGCCATGCCGGATACCTTGGCACCCACATGCTCCACGGAGCAATGGCATACATCAACCACATCAATGAAACCGGCGGCATCCATGGCCGCAAAATCAATCTGATCGCCCTGGACGACGGATACGACCCTGCACGATGCCTTTACAATACCCAGCAGCTCATTGCTGAACACGGGGTTTTTTCCCTGTTCTGCTACGTGGGAACACCGACAACCGTGCGGATCATCCCCCTGGTCAATGAGGCAAAAATCCCGCTTTTAGGAATGCTTACCGGTGCCAACCGGCTCAGGGAACCCTTTAACCGCTTCCTGATCAACAGCCGGGCCTCCTATTACCAGGAGATCAGTGCGGCAGTGGATTTGATGGTCAAAAAATATCAATTTGACCGGGTGGCCGTGTTTTACCAGTATGACGAGTATGGGCTTGACGGGCTCAGGGGAGCTGAAATTGCCCTGAAACAATACGACCTGATCCCCGTGGCAAAGGGAACCTATGTCCGGGGGACCATTGATGTGGAAACAGGCCTGGAACAGATTGCCGCATCCAAAGCCCAGGCCGTGGTCATGATCGGCACCTATGACTCGTGCGCCAGGTTCATCCAGCTGGCCAGGATTCAGCAGTTTGCGCCACTTTTTTACAATGTTTCGTTTGTGGGCTCCAAGGAGCTTGCAAGAAGGCTCGGGCCCCTGGGAGAGGGGGTTCTGGTGACCCAGGTGGTGCCGCCCCCCCATGCCCTTGAAGACGGCATGGCCCTGCCCGGCGTCAAAGACTACATGGAGATGTTGAAACGATATTACCCTTCGAGCCTGCCCAGTTTTGTGGGCCTTGAAGGATATATCAATGCAAAAATTCTGGTCAGGGGTCTGGAACTTTCCGGAAGAGAGCTCACCCGGAAAAAGTTCATAAATGCCATTGAGTCCATCCATGAATTTGACCTGGGCATACAAAACCCCCTTTCATTTGCCAGGGATGATCATCAGGGCCTGGACCGGGTCTATTTCACCCAGATCAAACAGGGCAGGCTGGTGCTGTTTCCATGA
- a CDS encoding TIGR04282 family arsenosugar biosynthesis glycosyltransferase, translating to MENKDQPTSMENLLIVFIKYPEPGRVKTRLGRKIGYKRSALVYEELVKQQILDLTCDRLWETPANALHSETFHCSLDKGTTLHSGPAGYDLACYVDDSRPIDQYRLKFGSNLNFFVQKGRDLGERMARAIEESFDRQYSRVILMGSDIPLVNAWDVNLFFNHLVNDQMVIGPARDGGYYMIGCQRGISVLPLFENMEWSTPDVFKTTLARASGLTVKIEKTWFDIDTPEDLKLYQGLLKTGKGFANTDLANP from the coding sequence ATGGAAAATAAGGATCAGCCCACGTCCATGGAAAACCTGTTGATCGTTTTTATCAAATACCCGGAACCCGGCCGGGTAAAAACCAGACTTGGCCGTAAGATCGGATACAAACGATCGGCCCTGGTATACGAGGAACTGGTCAAACAGCAGATTCTGGATCTTACCTGTGATCGTTTATGGGAAACGCCGGCCAACGCTTTACATTCAGAAACATTTCATTGTTCGTTGGACAAGGGAACCACACTCCACTCCGGCCCGGCGGGTTATGACCTGGCATGTTACGTGGATGACAGCCGGCCCATTGACCAATATCGATTAAAATTCGGCAGCAATCTTAATTTTTTTGTTCAAAAGGGCAGGGACCTTGGTGAACGCATGGCAAGGGCCATTGAAGAGTCCTTTGATCGTCAATATTCCCGGGTAATCTTAATGGGCAGCGACATTCCCCTTGTGAACGCATGGGATGTCAACCTTTTTTTCAACCATCTTGTAAACGATCAAATGGTAATCGGTCCTGCAAGGGACGGTGGTTATTACATGATCGGATGTCAACGGGGGATCTCGGTTTTACCCCTGTTTGAAAACATGGAATGGAGCACCCCGGATGTGTTTAAAACCACCCTTGCCAGGGCATCGGGCCTGACGGTCAAAATTGAAAAAACCTGGTTTGACATTGACACCCCTGAAGATCTTAAGCTCTACCAGGGTCTTTTAAAAACAGGAAAAGGGTTTGCCAATACAGACCTGGCAAACCCCTGA
- a CDS encoding TIGR04283 family arsenosugar biosynthesis glycosyltransferase has product MDLNTKQPISLTAIVPVLHEADIDLFLCDLVEQTKHREMEIIVVDGDPEGSTIGRISKAQTTWPAIKKITASRGRALQQNAGAAMARGDVLLFLHADTRLPRDFHGLIVETLAQGFSGGAFDLHIDSSHPLIKLISKIASFRSRITKIPYGDQAIFLKKELFNRIHGFDEIPLMEDIALMQKIKKSGEPFKILPQKVSTSARRWINQGICWTMVRNPIIAMLYYLGVPPRILIKFY; this is encoded by the coding sequence ATGGATCTAAACACAAAACAACCCATCTCCCTCACTGCAATTGTCCCTGTGCTCCATGAGGCGGATATTGACCTGTTCCTGTGTGATCTTGTTGAACAAACCAAACACCGGGAAATGGAAATCATTGTGGTGGACGGCGATCCAGAAGGTTCGACCATTGGCCGGATATCCAAAGCCCAAACAACCTGGCCTGCCATCAAAAAAATCACCGCTTCCAGGGGCCGGGCCCTTCAGCAAAATGCGGGGGCTGCCATGGCCCGTGGAGATGTCCTGCTTTTTCTCCACGCAGACACCCGCCTGCCCCGTGATTTCCATGGACTGATCGTGGAGACTCTGGCCCAGGGATTTTCAGGCGGTGCCTTTGATCTTCACATCGACAGTTCACACCCCCTGATAAAACTCATATCAAAAATTGCCTCGTTCCGGTCAAGGATCACGAAAATTCCCTATGGAGACCAGGCCATCTTCCTGAAAAAAGAGCTGTTTAACAGGATCCATGGGTTTGACGAAATTCCCCTGATGGAAGATATTGCCCTGATGCAGAAGATAAAAAAATCCGGGGAACCCTTCAAAATCCTGCCCCAGAAGGTGTCGACCTCTGCCAGAAGATGGATAAACCAGGGAATTTGCTGGACCATGGTCCGCAATCCGATTATAGCCATGCTTTACTACCTTGGGGTTCCCCCGCGAATTCTGATTAAATTCTATTGA
- a CDS encoding ABC transporter permease: MTRDKTKVMLIWTLFVLPLVVLALYSFAGRWAFPSLLPDTMDLRTLVYLKKNAISILTSMGSSFLYSMAAVFMSIVYSLLPASVLSRSNFPGQRLVESLLLAPAVLPVMTFSIGVHMIFIRLGLADTHLGVALILSIYSYPYMLRALMAGYATIDPDALACARNLGAGSRQILWEIEIPQLLPALVAGGSIVFLVAFSDYFLVFLIGGGSVPSYSGYLFPFLNSTDWSLASALTLLSLVPPLLLFLVLDLTLARLYRRWI, translated from the coding sequence ATGACCAGGGATAAGACCAAGGTGATGCTCATATGGACCCTGTTTGTCCTTCCCCTGGTGGTGCTGGCCTTGTACAGCTTTGCCGGACGCTGGGCCTTTCCCTCCCTGCTGCCCGACACCATGGATCTGAGAACCCTGGTCTACCTGAAAAAAAACGCCATCAGCATACTTACCAGTATGGGATCGTCGTTTCTATACTCCATGGCTGCGGTTTTTATGTCCATTGTCTATTCCCTCCTGCCGGCATCGGTATTGAGCCGATCGAATTTTCCAGGACAGCGCCTGGTTGAAAGCCTGCTGCTGGCCCCGGCCGTGCTGCCGGTCATGACCTTTTCCATTGGCGTCCACATGATTTTCATCCGCCTGGGTCTGGCCGACACCCATCTGGGAGTGGCACTGATCCTTTCCATCTACAGCTATCCCTATATGTTAAGGGCCCTGATGGCAGGGTATGCCACCATTGATCCCGATGCCCTGGCCTGTGCTCGGAACCTGGGGGCAGGTTCCCGGCAGATCCTATGGGAAATTGAAATACCCCAGCTGCTGCCTGCCCTGGTGGCCGGGGGATCCATCGTTTTTCTGGTGGCATTCTCAGACTATTTTTTGGTGTTTCTCATTGGCGGCGGCAGTGTGCCCTCCTACTCAGGGTATCTGTTCCCCTTTCTCAACTCAACGGACTGGTCCCTTGCCTCGGCACTCACCCTTCTCTCCCTTGTGCCGCCTTTGCTGCTGTTTCTGGTACTGGACCTGACCCTGGCAAGGCTTTACCGCAGATGGATCTAA
- a CDS encoding ABC transporter permease codes for MVPYLKLLPALLPFVVFFVGGIGVTLFQSFGMMNPLVHYDSIWAAYKIIITHGHFTLSILFSLYVALVSSFLAIVIGTVLAYTIWKLPPAMAVKTMVYKIPIILPHIAVAFITMIFLSRSGIISSICHSLGIISGIQEFPNLIFSRYGIGEIAAYTAKECSFVTLMAMSVLVKFDRRYLETARQLGAGRMRIFFLVVLPQLREILVTTFLILFIYSFGAFEIPYILGTANPGMLSLQVYNYYFMHDLSERPVAMALLVIMFLICALLAVVYFQISYKLGHKHNGSDA; via the coding sequence ATGGTGCCGTATCTGAAACTTTTACCGGCACTGCTGCCCTTTGTCGTGTTCTTTGTCGGCGGCATTGGTGTGACCCTTTTCCAGTCGTTTGGAATGATGAACCCCCTTGTTCACTATGATTCCATCTGGGCGGCCTATAAAATCATCATTACCCACGGCCATTTCACCCTGTCCATACTGTTCTCGTTGTATGTGGCCCTGGTCTCGTCTTTCCTGGCCATTGTGATCGGGACCGTACTTGCCTACACCATATGGAAACTGCCCCCTGCCATGGCAGTTAAAACCATGGTGTATAAAATTCCCATTATCCTGCCCCACATTGCCGTGGCCTTCATCACCATGATTTTTCTCAGCCGGTCAGGTATCATTTCGTCCATCTGCCACAGCCTTGGCATTATTTCCGGCATCCAGGAGTTTCCAAATCTGATTTTCAGCAGATACGGCATTGGAGAGATTGCGGCTTACACGGCAAAAGAGTGCTCGTTTGTCACCCTCATGGCCATGTCTGTCCTGGTGAAGTTTGACCGGCGCTACCTTGAGACGGCCCGACAGCTGGGCGCCGGAAGGATGCGCATTTTTTTCCTGGTGGTTCTGCCACAGCTAAGGGAGATCCTTGTCACCACCTTTTTGATTCTCTTTATATACAGCTTCGGGGCCTTTGAAATTCCCTATATCCTGGGAACAGCCAACCCCGGGATGCTGAGCCTCCAGGTGTACAACTATTATTTCATGCACGACCTTTCAGAACGGCCCGTGGCAATGGCCCTGCTGGTGATTATGTTTCTGATCTGTGCCCTCCTGGCCGTTGTCTATTTTCAGATAAGCTATAAACTGGGGCATAAACACAACGGAAGTGATGCATGA
- a CDS encoding ABC transporter substrate-binding protein: MKKTVLLLGMILLILSCQRQTPQQGALTHDQALVKARGTQVNFYMWGGSATINAWIDDYVAKQVKEQFDIVLKRVPMDAEVFVNKLLTEKQAGKSKGTIDLVWINGENFKNARQADLLYGPIADRLPNFKAYIDPKSVEFDFGFPVENYEVPYGKAQFVFVFDSAKMERPFDSTASLEEWVIGHPGRFTYAQPPDFTGSAFLRQIFYATTGGYEQYMHGFDEDLYLEKSPLVWTYLNRIKPYLWQQGTSYPKGSTALELLFQRGEVDINMSYYQAHAANKIMEGKYPSTVRTFVMDHNSIYNNHFTAIPFNTPNINGAMVVANFLISPEAQLSKNTPANWGDFTVLDMEKLPTEARQNFDKLDLGDATLDIDLLNRNAVPEIPSEYLTRLETDWQRFVLGK, translated from the coding sequence ATGAAAAAAACAGTTTTACTGCTGGGGATGATTCTCTTGATCCTGTCCTGCCAAAGACAGACGCCCCAACAGGGGGCCCTTACCCATGACCAGGCCCTGGTAAAGGCCCGGGGAACCCAGGTAAATTTTTACATGTGGGGCGGTTCTGCCACCATCAACGCCTGGATTGACGACTATGTGGCCAAACAGGTGAAGGAACAATTCGACATTGTTCTCAAACGGGTGCCCATGGATGCAGAGGTGTTTGTCAACAAACTTCTAACGGAGAAACAGGCCGGGAAAAGCAAGGGTACCATCGATCTTGTATGGATCAATGGTGAGAATTTCAAAAATGCCAGGCAGGCAGATCTTCTCTACGGCCCCATTGCTGACCGCCTGCCCAATTTCAAGGCATATATTGATCCCAAAAGCGTTGAATTTGATTTTGGGTTTCCCGTTGAAAACTATGAAGTCCCCTACGGCAAGGCCCAGTTTGTCTTTGTTTTTGACAGCGCAAAGATGGAAAGGCCCTTTGACAGCACGGCATCCCTTGAAGAGTGGGTGATCGGACATCCGGGCAGGTTTACCTATGCCCAGCCGCCAGACTTCACAGGTTCTGCCTTTCTCCGCCAGATCTTTTACGCAACCACCGGCGGTTATGAACAATACATGCATGGGTTTGACGAAGATCTCTACCTTGAAAAATCCCCCCTTGTCTGGACTTACCTGAACCGGATAAAACCCTATCTCTGGCAACAGGGCACCTCATACCCCAAGGGCAGCACGGCCCTGGAGCTTCTTTTCCAGCGGGGCGAGGTGGATATCAATATGTCCTACTACCAGGCCCATGCCGCCAACAAGATCATGGAAGGCAAATACCCTTCAACCGTTCGTACCTTTGTCATGGACCATAACAGCATCTACAATAATCACTTTACGGCCATACCCTTCAACACCCCTAACATCAACGGCGCCATGGTTGTTGCCAATTTCCTTATTTCACCCGAAGCCCAGCTTTCCAAAAACACCCCGGCTAACTGGGGGGATTTTACCGTACTTGACATGGAAAAACTGCCGACAGAGGCACGGCAGAATTTTGACAAGCTTGACCTTGGCGATGCCACCCTTGACATTGATCTTCTCAACCGCAATGCAGTTCCGGAAATTCCATCAGAGTACCTGACACGGCTGGAAACCGACTGGCAGCGGTTCGTGCTGGGAAAATAA